In Desulfoferula mesophila, the genomic window GGGTGGACTGCGCGGCCTGTGCCCAGCAAGACGCCGCCGGCGAGGGCCCGCCGGACTGCGCGGCCTGTCCCCTGCCCCCCCTGTCCGCCGCCGGTTGGGAGGCGCTGCGTCTGTTGGGCCTGGTGCGCCGCTGTCCGCCGGAGGCCGCGGCCCTCCTCCCGTACCTTGCCGCCGGGGCCGGGCCGCGAGAGCTGCGCCTATTGCTCATGCGCTGGTGCCTGATCGCCGCCCGCCTGGAGCGCCGTTCTGGCCCGGCCGGGGGGGCCATGCTAAAATAGCGGCACATATGGAGGCGCCCATGTCCCTTAGAAGCACGCTCGACAATCCCGGCGACCAAGAGGTCAAGGAACTTTTGGGGCAGGTCAAGCGCATCGCCGTGGTGGGGCTTTCCGACAAGCCCACCCGCGACAGCTACCGCGTGGCCCGCTACCTGCAAGACCACGGCTACGAGGTCATCCCCGTCAACCCCATGGCCCAGGAGATTCTGGGGCAAAGGTCCTACCCCGACCTGGCCTCGGTGCCCGGCCCGGTGGATCTGGTTGACGTGTTCCGCCGCAGCGACGCGGTGCCCGAGATCGCCGAGGCGGCCGTGAAGATCAAGCCCAAGGCCCTGTGGATGCAGCTGGACGTGCAGAGCCAAAAATCGGCCGACCTGGCGCGCCGGCACGGCATCATGGTGGTGCAAGACGCCTGCCTCAAGGTGGAGCACCATCGGTTGCTCTCTTGAGCGCCGCCTCCCCCATGGGCCTGGCCGACATCCAGGCGGCCCTGGACGAATTTCACGCCAGTCTGGACGAGCCTTACAGGATGACCCCGGCGGGCATGTGGGCCTGCTCCCAGAGCGAGGAGGTCTACGACCTGCTGCGCCGGATGGACCTGGGGCGCTACCGAAGCTTTGCCGACGTGGGCAGCGGCGACGGCCGGGCGGTGCTCATAGCCTCGCTGTTCATGCCCGCCACGGGCATTGAAGCGGACCCGGCTCTGGTGGAGGCGGGGCGCTCCATAGCCCGGCGCCTGGGGTTAAACCAGGCCAATTTCCTTTGCGACGACTGCCGCCGGGTGGACCTCGCCGCTTATGACCTGCTGTTCATCTACCCCGACAAGCCTTTGGACTGGCTGGTGGCCAGGCTACCGGAAGACTGGGCAGGCAACCTGCTGGTCTATGGCGCTTACTTCCAACCCCCCGAATTGGCGCACATAGACACCATTCAGGCCGGACATAGCAAGTGCACCTTGTGGGAGAGATAAGGGCGGTCTCCCTGAATTTTCGCGCAAGGCTTGCCCCCACTATCTCCCTGGGATATAATTAAGACACAGGTATCATTACGTGAACACTCCAACTTTCTTTCATAAGGCCTAGCGACCCCATGCGTTATTACGGCAAAGAAGGCCCCCAGTGCAAGCTGCCCATCGAAAAAGATTGCCACGGCGTGGAGCGCTGCCGCCAGGCGGCGCAGGCGGTGCTTTTCGGGCGGGTGCCCCGTAGCGTGGTGATTTGGCTGGGCCTGGGAATCGTGGCCACGGCCCTTACCATGGGGATCTTGAGTGTTTCCTTCCTGGGCGGTGGCAGCCGCCCCCATGTGAGCGACGTCGGCAGCGCCATCAGCATCCGCCGCTAAACAGACGCCTAAATAAAATACGAAACCGGAGGCCGCGGCCTCCGGTTCTTTTTTGTGGGGCGTGGTCGGCCGGTTAGGCGGGCTCCGCTCCTCCCAGGGCCGCCGGCCCCTGGGCAAAATCGGCGATATCCTTGGCGTATTTTTCGGCCAAATCCGCGAAAAACTCAGGCAGCCGCTCAGCCAGCTCTCCCAGGAGCGGCAGGGATACCTGGCGGATCTGGGGATGGGCCGCCTTGGAGCTGCGCAGGTTAAGGACGTGGCGCCACTCGCGCAGGTTGGCGGTCATCACGATCTCGGTCTTGAGACTGTTGGGCAGCACCGCCCGGGCCTCCTGGGGCTTGGCGCCGCCGGCCAGAAGGGCCAGGTAGGCCTCCTCGGCCGCGGCCATGGCCGCCTCCCA contains:
- a CDS encoding CoA-binding protein; its protein translation is MSLRSTLDNPGDQEVKELLGQVKRIAVVGLSDKPTRDSYRVARYLQDHGYEVIPVNPMAQEILGQRSYPDLASVPGPVDLVDVFRRSDAVPEIAEAAVKIKPKALWMQLDVQSQKSADLARRHGIMVVQDACLKVEHHRLLS